One genomic segment of Panicum virgatum strain AP13 chromosome 2N, P.virgatum_v5, whole genome shotgun sequence includes these proteins:
- the LOC120660440 gene encoding proton pump-interactor BIP103-like encodes MGMEVVGAETAPAEVKVSDGEVNLFQEKESKATAKEREEAAVFGSETTTNVADLAPPKDAKDEWPEPKQTYAFYFVKIRSFEDPKLRAKLEQADKEFQKKIQARSKHIEALRAKKSERSSIISELKPLSAENKQYNEVVNEKIKEMEPLRNSLGRFREENNAMRAQGAGLCSSIEELEQTIKMLTDRIVHESISLTEEKRLVKEIKDLEKTRSKVISNAANRAKLQDTVVEKEAIQDQVKIIGEGIDGIKKERQAVRSKIKVLEDELKVVDAEIASLQEDLDAATARKDKAYESLQELRAVRDAKNASFLQNRTVLNKARDYSSRNMLTELQELHKTEVDKFMTQWCESKAFREDYEKRILSSLNSRLLSRDGRMRNPDEKPIFIESQAPAPAAEPEPVPVKVPAKQAKEVPAPQADEAPKVEVRSKGSVKPPKAKAALDADDDYEAEPPKEKAKPTEADVAKLKEKKRQEEIEKNRLALERKKRQAEKQAAKAAARAQKDAEKKLKKEEKKAKKKSGAADTDEPSESDAKSDEAVEAQAEEEAAPVTTTGKKEQKENARHRSVSRIKAPPPKAILKRKKAQSYWSWAGPAAAVAAAVLVALLAVLGYYQYYLPASASN; translated from the exons ATGGGAATGGAGGTCGTTGGAGCTGAAACAGcaccggcagaggtcaaagtatCTGATGGAGAAGTGAACCTATTCCAAGAGAAGGAAAGCAAAGCAACTGCTAAAGAACGTGAGGAGGCTGCTGTTTTTGGTTCAGAGACAACTACAAATGTTGCTGATCTGGCACCTCCAAAGGATGCGAAGGATGAGTGGCCTGAACCTAAGCAAACTTATGCCTTCTACTTCGTCAAGATCCGTTCGTTTGAGGATCCTAAGCTGAGGGCAAAACTCGAGCAAGCTGACAAAGAATTCCAGAAGAAGATCCAAGCTCGTTCTAAACATATTGAGGCACTAAGAGCCAAGAAG TCAGAGCGCTCTAGTATTATCTCGGAGCTGAAGCCATTGTCTGCTGAGAACAAACAATATAATGAAGTTGTGAATGAGAAGATAAAGGAGATGGAGCCTCTTCGGAACAGTTTAGGCAGGTTTCGTGAGGAAAACAATGCCATGAGGGCACAGGGTGCAGGTTTATGCTCTTCTATCGAAGAGCTTGAACAAACG ATCAAGATGCTTACTGACCGTATAGTACATGAGAGCATATCCTTAACTGAGGAGAAACGTCTGGTCAAAGAAATCAAGGACCTTGAAAAAACCAGATCAAAAGTCATATCAAATGCTGCTAACCGGGCTAAACTGCAAGATACAGTGGTTGAAAAAGAGGCCATACAGGACCAGGTCAAA ATAATTGGGGAGGGCATTGATGGAATAAAGAAGGAAAGACAAGCAGTCAGATCTAAGATTAAGGTCCTGGAGGATGAGCTAAAAGTTGTTGATGCTGAGATTGCATCGCTTCAAGAAGATTTAGATGCAGCAACTGCCAGAAAGGATAAGGCGTATGAATCATTGCAAGAATTGAGGGCAGTGCGCGATGCAAAA AATGCATCCTTCCTTCAAAACCGCACGGTTTTAAACAAGGCTAGGGACTATTCGTCAAGGAATATGCTGACAGAATTGCAAGAGCTCCACAAGACTGAG GTTGACAAGTTCATGACCCAATGGTGCGAAAGCAAGGCCTTCAGAGAGGACTATGAGAAGAGGATTCTTTCCTCCCTCAACAGCCGACTACTGAGCCGAGATGGCCGGATGAGGAATCCCGATGAGAAGCCCATATTCATCGAGTCGCAGGCACCAGCACCAGCTGCAGAACCAGAGCCTGTCCCAGTAAAAGTACCTGCAAAACAAGCCAAGGAAGTGCCTGCTCCCCAAGCAGATGAAGCTCCCAAGGTTGAAGTCCGTTCGAAAGGGTCTGTGAAGCCACCCAAGGCGAAAGCTGCACTGGATGCTGATGATGATTACGAGGCTGAGCCTCCAAAGGAAAAGGCGAAGCCGACTGAGGCAGATGTGGCAAAgttgaaagagaaaaagaggcAGGAGGAGATTGAGAAGAACAGGCTTGCattggagaggaagaagaggcaggCTGAGAAGCAGGCAGCGAAGGCTGCGGCCCGAGCACAGAAGGACGCTGAGAAGAAGCTGAAG AAAGAGGAGAAAAAAGCCAAGAAGAAATCCGGAGCAGCTGACACCGATGAGCCCTCAGAATCAGATGCCAAGTCTGATGAAGCCGTGGAAGCCCAGGCCGAGGAGGAAGCAGCCCCAGTTACCACCACAGGGAAGAAAGAACAGAAGGAGAATGCCCGGCACAGGAGTGTCAGCCGGATCAAGGCCCCACCACCCAAGGCGATCCTTAAGAGGAAGAAGGCGCAGTCATATTGGTCGTGGGCTGGCCCAGCCGCTGCAGTGGCAGCTGCCGTGCTGGTTGCCCTCCTCGCGGTGCTGGGCTACTACCAGTACTACCTCCCAGCGAGTGCCAGCAACTAG